Genomic DNA from Leptospira broomii serovar Hurstbridge str. 5399:
AGAATCGCTTCACGGCGAAGATTGGAAACTCTATGCATTAGAAATTCCTTTAGGACCGGAAACTAACGAGTCCGTTTTCTTTTGCGCTTGGAAACTTCTTCAATCGATCGGAAAATCCAACATTCTATTTCTTGTCCCGGAAGAATTGAATGAAAGATGGGAGGTCCTACTCTCTAAAATGGTCCTTTCCTCCTTCCCGCATTTAGCTCCAGGAGAATTAGGAGCATGGTTCCCTTCTTTATCCGGTGATTCTGAACCGATATTATTAAACGACTTTAAAAGTTTCATTTCTAGAAGAAAACCTCCGAGAGAAATTCCGGAGGGAAACCGAGGTGAATTCTCCGTATTCTTGAGCGAATTACCTCTCTCTTTTCGAGAAATTAGTTTAGGCGGCTCTCACCCGGAAAACGGAACTAGTAACGACGTAAGAAACGGGAAAAACGGTAAGCCCGAAGAAAAACAGCAAATTAAAATTAAGGAATCTGAATCCGCTACGACTCCCGAATCCAACGGCAAATCGACTCCCGAAGCTTCCGAAGATTTTGCAAAGCCGGACGATCTCGATCTTCCCGTAGCATCGATAGAATCTATCACCGAATCGAACGAAAGCGCGGCTGATTCTAAATTAGAGGTCCCTCCTCCCAAAGAAACCAAAAAAGAAATCCAGGCTCCCGTAATCGCGACAATGTCGCCTGCGGATCAAACTAAGGCAAAATTTCCGCTTCAATTAAAATTAATGGGAGTCATCTCCCTATTAATGACCGTCACCGTTTCTACAGTCATCCTTTACGCTTCCAGCGAATTCAAAAAAAATTACGAAGTTCGGGTTTTAGAAACGAACTTCTCCTTGGTAAACATACTAGGTATTAAAGTTAAGTCCGATTTGAAGGATATCCGGGACAAAGGAAAATCTCTTACGGATAAATTAATCGATCCAAAAGGGCCGGGAGCCTACGCGGATCTATTTTTTCGAAATGAGCCGGACTTTCTATTAGTCGGAATTTATAAAGTCCAAGGACAATCCTTAAAAAAGGATGTGGTACTTCATAACGATTCGTATCTGGAAGGAATTTCTTCGAATCGTGAAGAGTTGGACTCGGCGATCAAAGGTAAAGAATCGACTTTTTTAAAAACTCTCAATTCGGACGGTCGAATCGATAATCTGACTCCGGATTTCAAAGAACCGGCCTTTGCCATCTCGGTAGCCGACGCTTCCAAAAGCAGAATTTTGATTTATGTTCTTAGATCGGAAAGACTTCTAAGTGCATTCCAAAAACAGGATATTAACGTTCCGTTTTTAATCAACGGAGACGGAGATCTAATCGCTCATTACGATCCGCAACTTCTCGCCTCTCAAACGAATTGGGCCGATTTACCCATCTTCGAAACCATGCTCTCTGCCGTCCGCGAAGATAGTCAGCAAACTCGCTATCAAGATTCTTCCGGGACTAGATACTACGGGTCGTTTCAAAAAGTGGGTTTCGGCGGAGCCGGAGTTATCGTCACTGTACCTGAAGAGAAAGTCTTCGAGATGGTTTACAGAATTCAGACAAAAAATCTTCTAATCATGGCGATCGCATTGTGTATGGCCTTGATAATCGTATTTTTCCTCGCGAGAAATATTACAATTCCCTTATTAGCTCTCCTAAACGCAACCGTCGAAATAGCGAAGGGAAATTTCCGGATCGGAATTAAATCCACGACGAAGGACGAAGTTGGCCTTTTGACCGATTACTTCGTAACCATGGGTAAGGGTCTCGAGGAGAGGGAAAAAGTGAAGGACGCCCTAGGTCGATTCGTTAACAAAGAGATCGCCGAAATGGTACTAAATCAAGAGTTGACCTTGGGCGGGGAAAGAAAGATGTGCGCGATCTTTTTTTCCGACATTCGATCCTTCACTGCAATCTCCGAAAAATTACAACCCGAAGAAGTCGTCGAATTCCTAAACGAATATATGACCGAAATGGTTCACTGTGTAAATCAGACTCACGGGATTGTGGATAAATTTATCGGCGATGCAATCATGGCGACTTGGGGTGCCTTGAAGTCTTCGGGGAATCAGGACGCCGAAAACGCCGTAAACGGCGCATTACTAATGCGTAAAGCTCTCCAGAAATTCAACGAAGGACGAGGCGGTGATAAAAGGCCGGTGATTCGGATCGGCTGTGGATTGAATTATGGACCGGTGATTGCCGGACAAATCGGTTCGGAAGAGCGACTCGAATACACCGTCATCGGTGATGCAGTAAACTTAGCCTCCAGAGTCGAAGCTTTAAATAAACCCTTCGGAACGGACGTGCTTATCACGCAGGATTTATACGATCACGTTCGGGACATCTTTGCGGTCGAAAAAATGCAATCTATCAAAGTGAAAGGGAAAGCGGAGCCTCAAGTAATCTATGCCGTATTAGGAAGAAAGGACGACCCTACAATCCCGGCCTCCGTCGCAGATCTACGAAAACTCATCGGGATCGAATTCGATGCTAAGAAAGCTAAGCATGATGGGGAGCCCGAAGAGGAAGTAAAATATGAGATTCTTGACTGACGCAAAATTCGTAGTCACTGGTCTCATACTGTTGATTATCTTTTTCTCGTCCTTACTTTATATGTATGCGAATGCGGGACCGAAGACGGGAAATAATAAGATCGTAGGCGAACTCAAATCCAAACAACTTAAGATTTTAAGAAAGTTGGATTCTGAAGTTGTTTGGGAAGAACTAGATCCGAGCGATCCGATTCGCTTTAGAGACACGATCCGTACTGAGGAGGGTTCGGTAGCCGTGCTTCTGTTTAAGGACGGAAATAACTCTACGGAAATTCAGATGGGTGAGCGAAGTATGATTCTTATCGAAGATACCGATAAGATTAGTTTCGTATCCGGTTCCCTATCCGCGACCAACAGCGGAGACGCAAGCAAGTTGCAGATTAGTTCCGGAGATACAAAGATATCTTTGGCTAACTCCAATGTAAAACTTTCTAAAGACGAAGGAAAGGCTTTAAATTTGGAAGTGAAGGAGGGACAGGCCAAAGTCGTCTCATCATCGGGAGAAAGCGTCCTAAACGGGAATCAAGCGGCTGAACTTAAAGGAAATACGTTAGAAGTTCGCACGTTAAAATTAGAGCAAATCGCTCCGGCAGACGGTGCAACAGTACCGGTAAAGGGAGAAACTTCAACGTTGCGTTTTGCCTGGAAACCCGAAGCGGGGGTAAAAAACTATTATTTAGAAATCGCGAAAGATCCATCCTTTCGTATCGGACTCAAACGAATTCCCTCGACCGGCTCGGAAGTTTCGGTTAACGTTTCTGTCGGAAATTACTTTTGGAAAGTTGTCGGTAAAAATCCGAAAACGGGTAAGGACGAATCCAGCTTGGCTAGAAATTTAAGGGTTCTTTCTTGGAACAGTCCTAGATTGCTCTCCCCCGCTGCAAAAGAGACATTTACTTTCACAACCGGTCTTCCCGTGATTCGTTTTCAATGGTCGGTCATGGATCCTACCGCCAAATACACTTTGGAGATCGCGGAAGATTCAGGCTTTAAACAAATTGCATTGAGATCCGAATCCAAATCTGGCTTCGCCAAATGGGAATCTAAGTCCGAAGGTAATTTTTTCGCACGCGTAAGAATGTATTCCGACCGAGAAGGATTTTCAGAGGAAGTATCTGCGGCGATACCGTTTTCCGTCAGGAAATTAGCCGAAGCGGAACCTCCCCGTTTGCACCGCCCGCTGTCCGAAGAAGAAATCGGATTAAGGATTTTCAAAACCGGAAATTCCTTTTTCAGTTGGTCGGCTAATCGGGAATTTCAATCCTATACTTTAGAAATATCTAATGAATCTGAATTTAAAAATATCCTTTTATCTCGTACCGTATCGGCTAATTTTCTCAAGCCGGAATTCGATTGGAAAGAGGGTGTTTATTTCTGGAAAGTACGGGGCAATTTGAAAGACGGCGGAAAGAGAGATTCCTTGCCTCAAAAATTCGTTCTTAAACATATCGATTTCGTAAAGCTATCTTCTCCGAAAGACGGCACGGAATCCGGACATCCTTCCGATGGAAAAATAATTCTTCGTTGGGACAGACCGGATCCAAGCGGGCTCTATAGAGTCGAATTAGCGAGAGATGCATCCTTCGAAACGAAACTCTCTGATTCCAAGGTGAGGTCGGGCGCTCTTTCGGTTACTTTACCGTCACCGGGTTCCTTCTATTGGAGGGTCAGCTTAGTGACTCCAAGCGGAGAAACTCTCGTTTCCAGTTCGGTGGCGAATTTTCGAACCACCGATTCTGCCCCGTTTGTAACTCCGGTATATCCGAGAGACCGGGATAAAATCGACTTAGACGAAAAAGAAAGCCTTTCTTTCTACTGGGAAACGCAGGGAACTCCCGAAATTTACGTTTTAGAATTACTCGAATCCCAAGGAAAAAACTGGAAACCGATCTTAAAAAAGGAAATTCGGGGAGAAACTTTCGAATTTCGAGAGTTGTATAAACTAAGGGAAGGAAAATATCAGTGGAGATTAAGCGCTAAATACAAGGACGACGCGGGAAAAATTAGGACTACAATTCCTTTATCAAGGGAATTCAACGTTCTTCTATCCGCAACGTTAAAGGCGCCTGAAGTTCTGACTCCGAAGGAAATTTATGTCGAATAGTCGTTTTACATCCCATCAAGTAATGCGCCTATTCATTATAGCGAGCTGCATACTTTTTTCTTTTTCCCTCTTTGCAAAAGACAAGGATGACGGAGTCAAATTGGAATGGAAAGCAATTCCGGATTCCGGCGGATACCTGGTCGAGATCAAGGATTCGAACGGAAGAATCATACGCGAAAAAACGTCTGCCACGCAAATCATCGTGGATTTAAAACCCGGAACCTACGAACACCGTATCGGAGTTTTGAACCGATATGGTCGAGTTTCTATTTTTTCATCTTGGATTCCGTTTGATGTTATTCTTTCTCGACCTCCCGTCCTAACCTCCTATACGAAAAATTCGTATTTGAGTCAAGATCTTCCGGAAACTTTCGAACTGAAAGGTAAGTATCTAACTGATGTTACGAAAGTTTCCCTAAGAGACTCTAACGGAGAGGAAGTTCAGATCATCAAGTCCATCGAATATAAGGAACCTGATACGATCCTAGTTTACTTCGATAAGAAGAAAGTCCCGGAAGGGATCCTTTCTTTGCGATTGGAAAACCCTCGGAACAAAATTACCGAAACGGAAGCCTTTTTACTCGTCGCCGATACTCCTGAGCGACTTGCAGCGTTACAGAAACGATCAACTCCGAAAGAACCGTTCCGTTTCGATTATGGTGCAATCGCAAGGTCGGCAGTACTTCCAGGGTGGGGGCAAATATATCAGGAAAAATCCAAAATCAGATCCTATGCGTTTCCGTTTTTGATCGCAGCCGCCGGGGCCTACACTTACTATAAAGGGGAGTCGTATCTTCATTCGGTGAAAGATTATGATGCCGCACGTAGAACGAACGCATTGTTAGGTTATAGCGTTGCTCAAACTGGGAATGTCGCCGTTTATCCTTTAGCAGTGGTTAATTATTTGCAAATTCCCGGCAAATACAGCATCGCCTCTTCTGCTTATCATCAAGTCGAACTTTCTATAGGTATATTAGCATTTCTTTATGCTCTCAATCTCGCGGATGCGGCCTTTTTTCCGGGCTCGAGACAAGTAAAGATTGAAGGGACGGATAAAACGGCAAGTTGGTCTCCTGTTATAAGAAACGAAAGAGACGGAGGCGGTTCCTCGTTCGCCTCTTCCAACCAACAATATTTACGCCAGAGAGTCGAAGTCGGGGTTCAATTTTCATGGTAGAAAATTGCCTTGCTGATTTTCGATTTAAGAACCGACTATTTTATATCGTATCACGATCTTTCGTTTTCCGGTCCGCTTTAATCTTATTGTTTTCGGTCTTTTTTACGGACTGTTATAAAAAGCCAGTGCAAGGTTCAGTAATGGATTTTCTCACGTTTAGTTCTGCGTCGGCCGTATCGACGACTCCTGTTCCGGTAAACGTCCAAGTTACCGGGTTGGGAGGAAATGCTTTAGTCGTAAGCAATAGTCTAAATGAATCGCTGACCTTCAACTCTGACGGTACGCTGACATTTCCGACTGCGGTCGCTGCCATAAATTCGTACAATGTGCAGATCGTATCAGGGCCTCCCGTGGCTAGCAATTTGTCATGTCGGATCAATAACCCGAATGGACCTATCACTTATCCGTCTACGTTAATCGTAATACAATGCGCCCAGGCCTTCAATAATTTGAACGTCACCGTTGTAGGAATTGCCTCGGGTAATACTTCTACTCTATTAATTCAAAATTCCACCGATACTCTTTCCTTTACGGGAAACGGAACCCAAATCTTCGCAAATCAAGTAGGAGCCGGTAACGCATATAATGTTCAAATCCTATCGGCGCCTACCGGGCATAATTGCGCCGTCACAACAATACCGAACCCCGGAACGATGCCAAACAGCGCGTTTACAATTAACATAAACTGTCTGAGTGCGATCGCATTTTCTCCCAATTCCATGCTAGTTCCCCAATCCAGTTCCGCATTTATTAAATTTTCCTCTCACGGTATTAATTCCTGCGTTATCAACGGCGCCGCAACTATTGCCGGAAGAACGAATATAGGATCAGGAAACGTCACCATTACCACATTAGCGGCGCCAAACGACGATATGATTCAGCTAACGCCAGGTCCCGCCGCTTACTGGGGAATCAGCGCCGGGCAAGTCTTCGTGAACTTAACCGGTTGCAAGGACGGAGCAGGAAATTCCGTAGTGAATCCGACAGGAGTTTGGTACAACTTTAACGTCACTTCAAACGTTATGTACGTTTCATTTACGGGAGGAAACGATTTAAATAACTGTAATTCGATCTCCACTGAATGCAGAACCATTCAAAGAGGGGTCAACGCCTGCAACGCAACCGGCACGGTATGCTACGTCCTGGTACAAGGAGGATCGACCTATCCTATCACCGTAACCGCTACCGATCAGATCGTATTAAATGCTAAAACTTCCGTCTTAGGCAGCTATGATGCGACCTTTACCGTTCAGGACGTAAAAAACAATCCTTCAATTATTTCAGACAATCAAGCTTGTGCGGGGGCTTATCCCGGAAGTATTTGCACTCCGGTTCTTATAACTACCGCCGCCCTAACTTTGGCCTCAGACTTCGTTCAATTTAGCGGGTTTGTCGTAAAAGCATTACCAAATGCGGACGCTTCCGCCGCAATTCTCATCGGAGGGACTGCAGGTCCCGGGCAGATACGAATCGGTGGGAATGTTTTGGACGGTGGCCAAGCAAGTGCTAATGCAGCTTTAGGAGGAAAAGTCGGAATCTATATAACGTCCAGCGCAAACGTCTTGGTCGGATTCAATTACATCTACGGAGGTTCCGGAAGAAATATATCTGCCGGCGTCGTAATCGATAGTTCCTCGGTAGTTTTAGCTTATAATCGGATCAATGGAATGCAATCAGCTCCGACCGGCTATAGCTCGGGAGTAATTGTCCAAAACTTCACTGCGGCGAATGTCTCTGCGATCACCAATAATGAAATTAACGGAATCCAATATTTGAACCAAGCGGCGATTCTTCCGGTTATCTCTTACGGAATTCAGGCTACGAGTTCTGCGGATCCGACGAATTTATATATCTTTAATAATAGTATTTACCTTGGAAATGCTACGTCGGGTGCGTTGGGCAATGCTACCGGAATCATAGCCCAAAGTCTCGCTGGACTTCCGTACAGCATTTATAACAATCAAATATTCGGACAATCAGGATCTCTTCCCAGTAACGGAGTGGGATTAGCGATCGGAAATTTGCCTGGAGCAGGATCGATAGTACGAGGTAATAATTTCTATACTAACATTCCTGCTATCATCGGAGGAGCGCAATATTCCGTTTGCAGTACTTTTACCCTTTCATCGACTATTTGTTCGGCGCCTACACTTCCGCCTACAGGTAATTTCACCAATTCGTATAACGCAAACCCGAATTTTATAGCCACCGCATCCGAAGATTTCGTTTTCTTCCCGAAATCACCCGGCGCGCTCGGAACTCCTTCTTCGTCAACAATGCCCTGCACTTCGATGTATGGGGGAGTTACACCTACGATTCCTGCAGCATATCTACCTTTATTCAATACGGACCTCGCTTTAACCACCAGAACCACGACACCATATATCCTACAGCCGTTAGGTTCGAATGCCGTATCCGTCGGAGCTTTTGAACTAAATTCGAATTGCCTCTAGACTTCCTTTGAAGCCAGGTCTTCCCATTGTTCGACTTTCCGGACAAGCTCTTCTTGGATTGTCGTTAATCTTTCTCCGGAGATCTTTGCCTTTTCCGGAGATGCGGTTCCTGACTGCAACGTCTCGACGAGAATTCGTTCTTCCGACTCCAACTCAGCGATCTCCTTTTCCAGCATTTCTAGCTTGCGCTTGTCTTGATAACCGAGCCCTTTCTTTTTTAAGGATGACGAGTCTTTGGAAGAAATCACAGGCTTTTGTTCCTCGCCTTCCGGATTTCTTTCTCGATAAAATTTATACTCGAGATATTCCGAATAGTTTCCGGGGAACCTTTCGATATTTCCCTTTCCGTCCATTATAAATATATAATCGACAACCCTATCCATAAAATAGCGGTCGTGCGACACCACCAAGACCACACCGGGAAAATCCTGTAAAAAATCCTCCAAGACCGAAAGAGTGGGAATATCCAAGTCGTTAGTAGGTTCGTCAAGAACGAGAAAATTAGGATTCTTCATCAATAGAACGACAAGATACAGTCTTCTTTTTTCCCCGCCGGAAAGTCTTTCGATCTTTGTCATTTGCAGTTGAGGCGGGAACAGGAACCTTTCCAAGAATTGAGACGCCGACCATAAGGATCCGTCCACCATTCTAACTGTAGGAGCTACTTCCTCTTTTAGATAATCCAAGACTCTTTTATCGCCGGGTAAATCGCGAGTAAGCTGATCAAAATATCCGAACGTAGTATTTACTCCCGAAGATACGTCCCCTGAATCCGGCTTTTCCCTACCGGTCACTATATTCAAAAAAGTAGTTTTCCCCGCCCCATTCGGACCAACGACTCCGATGCGCTCTCGACTTTTAAAGATGTAGGAAAAACCTCCGATAAGAGAGGAAGAATAGGATTTCTTAATATTTTTAAGTTCTAATATTTTTCCACCTAACCGCCTTCCTGACACCGAAATATCCAAAACAATGTCTTTCCCGCTTTTCTTACGATCCAAGACTTCCAATACTCTGTCGGTTCTCGCCTTTTGCTTAGTGCCTCGAGCCTTCGGTTGCCGTTTCAGCCACTCCAGCTCCGTTCGTAAAAACGATTTACGTTTGACTTCCTCTTTTTCCTCTACGATCTGCATCTCTACTTTCTTTTCCAGATACAGATCATAGTTTCCCGGAAAAATTCTAAACGTCCCTCTCTCGATTTCGAGAATTCTTCCGGCGACTTCCTCCAGGAAATAACGATCATGGGTCACCAATAAAACGGCTTTTTTAGTCTCTTTCAAATAATCCTGTAACCATAGAATTGCATCTATGTCCAAATGATTGGTCGGCTCGTCCAGTACCAAAAGATTAGATTCTTCCGTTAAAGCCTGGGCCAAGGCGACTTTTTTTACCATTCCGCCGGATAACTCGCCCATTCTTCTTGAAAAATCAGGAATATTTAATTCTCTTAACAGATTCTTTAAATCCGATTCAAGCCCCCACGCTTCTTTCAAATCCATCTCCGCCATTGCTTCCTGATATTCTTTTTCAGCCTCGGTTCCCCCTTTTTCGAGCAAGATGCAGGCATTTTCGTATCGACGGATGGTCTCCATTAACGGACCGACTCCGGAGAGTATATGCTCTAAGATCGTGTAATTGGAATCGTAAGAAGGAAACTGCGGGAGGTAGGAAATTTTCAAAATCCGATTTCGGATTACTTTTCCCTGATCGGGTTCTTCCGTTCCTAAGAGAATACGCAGGAGTGTCGACTTCCCGGAGCCGTTAATTCCGAGAAGACCGGTTTTTTCCCCCTCGTCAATGCCGAAGCTGACGTCTCGAAATAGACTCTTTTCACCGATGGTTTTAGAGATGCGATCGACAGAAATTAAGTTCACTAACTCTACAAGCTTTCTATAGATACCGGGCAAGCAACCCTTTTACCGATCTATGTAAGATCGGGGAGCTCTATTCGATAATGAACGCCGGTGTCTGACGGGACCAAATTCCAATCCGCCTTAAGCTTTCCGAGCAACATTCCTACCAGTTGCAGACCGAGACTTTCCGATTCTTTGATATTGAACCCGGTAGGCAGGCCGATTCCGTCGTCCTTAACTTCGATAATTAAAGTTCTTGCGGTTCGGGCAATTCCTATATTGATATTTCCGGTTCTTTCTCCGGGAAAGGCATATTTCAAGCTGTTTGAAACAAGCTCGTTTAGCACCAGAGCTAATGGAATCGCAAAATCTAAATTTAATTTCAATTCATCCGATTCGACGGCGTATTTGACCTTACGACTCGCACCGAACGACTGAACCAGCGCAACTAAAAGATTATTAAGGTATTCCTGAAAATCCGCGTCCGCAATCGATTCGTTTTGATATAACTCTTTATGTATGAGCGCCATCGATTGAATACGTCGTTCGCATTCCTTAATAATCGAAACCAGTTTCGGATCGTCCGTAAATTCGGTTTGCAGGCTTAGTAGACTTGAAACGACCTGCAGATTATTTTTTACCCTATGGTGAATTTCCTTAAGCATCACTTCCTTATCAGTGAGCGACCTCCGTAAAGTTTCTTCGTATTGATAACGCTCGGTTACGTCACGAATAACCTGCGCGGCCCCTATTAAATTATGGCTAAAATCCCTGATAGAACTATAGTTTATTTCAAGAACGATATTTTCGTTCACTAGGCCGGAAATTCTTCGTTCGACCCTAAATACTTCTCCCCGTAAGGCGCGACTCCAATTTTCTATGATCGTATTCCGTTCTTTAGGATCGGTCAAAAAAACTTCGGAAATACGATCTCCTTCGCTGATCCTCTTTCCATAAAGTTTCCAGACCAAAAGTTCGAAAGAACTATTGCATGCCATCACCCGCATATCCATATCGACTGCACAAATAGAATCTTTTACGCCTTCAATTATTGCCCGAAGTCTATCATTGGCTAACATGATTTTTTTTCGCAATTCTTGCAGTTCTTGCTGTGCCTTTTTTCGTTCGGAGATATCCCGAAAAATGACCTGCATAAACTTACTGTCTCTCTGTTGAAATGCGATGCCGGTGACTTCGACCTGGATCTCGCTGCCGTCTTTCATGAGAAATTTCTCTTCGATGGGGGCCAACGGCATTTCAAATTTAAGAGCACGTAGCATTCTATCCGAAACCACTTTTTGAGAATCGGGATGAACGAAATCGAAAACCGATCTGCCTTCTATTTCCTCCAAGGATGAATATCCTAATATTCGCAAGCCCGCTTCATTCAAATAAAGTAATTTTCCTTCGGAATGGAGCCCGATTCCGTCAGGGCATACTTCCACCAATTTCCGATATTTTTCTTCGCTCGCTAACAAGGCGGTCTCCCAGACCGTTCTCAAAGTCACGTCCTTTAAAAAAATGACGGCTTCTTTTATCATACCTTCCTTCTGTAAAGGTGCGAACGAAACTTCCAATTCGGAATTCATTTCAGTCGGAAACAATCGACTAAAATGCCATTTTCCTTTTTCTCCGGCAAAGGCTTTCTCGAGTTGCGAATTGAATATCTCCCGGTGTTCCGGGGAAAGCAAAGAAGAAAGATTAATTCCTTTATGGAGAGATAATCCGAATTGGTTTTTGACTTCTTGTCTACCGGAGGAATTTACGTATTGAATGAGACCTATCTGATTTAATTGGATAACCCATTCGTCCGTACTATCCAATAAAATCTGAATATAGTCCAATTGGTCTCGAAGTATGATTTCATTTTTCTTTCGTAAAGTGATATCTTGAATGGACCCGTAAATTTGAATCACCCGGCGAGTTTCCGGATTTAGGATCGGTTTTCCATGATCACGAATCCAAAGTATCTCTCCTTTTTCGTTTAAAATTCTATATTCTTGAACTGACGGTTTTCCGGTGAGGAGAGTCTTGACCTTGTCGGAAACTAACCCCTTATCTTCGGGATGAACGTTTAATAAACGGTCGATCGGAAGCCTATTTTTTTTATTGAACGGTTTTTTTCCGAAGAACCGCCAAAAACTTTCATTCGCCCAACCGACTTGAAATTGATAATCATCCGATACATCCAAACGATAAATAAAATCGTAAGTGACTTCCGGTAAAAAGGAGCGCATCTCCTCGTAGGATTCTTTTCCAAAGAAACGTTTCGTAGACCAGTTTCGAAGCCAAGCAAACGTCATTTTAATTCCAAGAGAGCGTAAAAGCTTTCGCCCTTCCATTCTGGCCAGGTTACTAAATCCTCCCCTATTTCCTCGATTGATTTTTGCAACGCTTAGCGAATATGCACAATTTGAGGTGTAATATTCCATAGTTTAGACATTACTTAATTCTCGCAAAGGGGAAGATAACGGCGTCCTATATAGAAAGAATGTGTTCTATTCCAAATTGAA
This window encodes:
- a CDS encoding LIC11435 family protein; the encoded protein is MSNSRFTSHQVMRLFIIASCILFSFSLFAKDKDDGVKLEWKAIPDSGGYLVEIKDSNGRIIREKTSATQIIVDLKPGTYEHRIGVLNRYGRVSIFSSWIPFDVILSRPPVLTSYTKNSYLSQDLPETFELKGKYLTDVTKVSLRDSNGEEVQIIKSIEYKEPDTILVYFDKKKVPEGILSLRLENPRNKITETEAFLLVADTPERLAALQKRSTPKEPFRFDYGAIARSAVLPGWGQIYQEKSKIRSYAFPFLIAAAGAYTYYKGESYLHSVKDYDAARRTNALLGYSVAQTGNVAVYPLAVVNYLQIPGKYSIASSAYHQVELSIGILAFLYALNLADAAFFPGSRQVKIEGTDKTASWSPVIRNERDGGGSSFASSNQQYLRQRVEVGVQFSW
- a CDS encoding FecR domain-containing protein: MRFLTDAKFVVTGLILLIIFFSSLLYMYANAGPKTGNNKIVGELKSKQLKILRKLDSEVVWEELDPSDPIRFRDTIRTEEGSVAVLLFKDGNNSTEIQMGERSMILIEDTDKISFVSGSLSATNSGDASKLQISSGDTKISLANSNVKLSKDEGKALNLEVKEGQAKVVSSSGESVLNGNQAAELKGNTLEVRTLKLEQIAPADGATVPVKGETSTLRFAWKPEAGVKNYYLEIAKDPSFRIGLKRIPSTGSEVSVNVSVGNYFWKVVGKNPKTGKDESSLARNLRVLSWNSPRLLSPAAKETFTFTTGLPVIRFQWSVMDPTAKYTLEIAEDSGFKQIALRSESKSGFAKWESKSEGNFFARVRMYSDREGFSEEVSAAIPFSVRKLAEAEPPRLHRPLSEEEIGLRIFKTGNSFFSWSANREFQSYTLEISNESEFKNILLSRTVSANFLKPEFDWKEGVYFWKVRGNLKDGGKRDSLPQKFVLKHIDFVKLSSPKDGTESGHPSDGKIILRWDRPDPSGLYRVELARDASFETKLSDSKVRSGALSVTLPSPGSFYWRVSLVTPSGETLVSSSVANFRTTDSAPFVTPVYPRDRDKIDLDEKESLSFYWETQGTPEIYVLELLESQGKNWKPILKKEIRGETFEFRELYKLREGKYQWRLSAKYKDDAGKIRTTIPLSREFNVLLSATLKAPEVLTPKEIYVE
- a CDS encoding adenylate/guanylate cyclase domain-containing protein; the protein is MNSSAKYIPFGTNGSVAFWEPTSSHAHPDGKQISDWSERGIKTIVCVFSERGSSIITDLEESLHGEDWKLYALEIPLGPETNESVFFCAWKLLQSIGKSNILFLVPEELNERWEVLLSKMVLSSFPHLAPGELGAWFPSLSGDSEPILLNDFKSFISRRKPPREIPEGNRGEFSVFLSELPLSFREISLGGSHPENGTSNDVRNGKNGKPEEKQQIKIKESESATTPESNGKSTPEASEDFAKPDDLDLPVASIESITESNESAADSKLEVPPPKETKKEIQAPVIATMSPADQTKAKFPLQLKLMGVISLLMTVTVSTVILYASSEFKKNYEVRVLETNFSLVNILGIKVKSDLKDIRDKGKSLTDKLIDPKGPGAYADLFFRNEPDFLLVGIYKVQGQSLKKDVVLHNDSYLEGISSNREELDSAIKGKESTFLKTLNSDGRIDNLTPDFKEPAFAISVADASKSRILIYVLRSERLLSAFQKQDINVPFLINGDGDLIAHYDPQLLASQTNWADLPIFETMLSAVREDSQQTRYQDSSGTRYYGSFQKVGFGGAGVIVTVPEEKVFEMVYRIQTKNLLIMAIALCMALIIVFFLARNITIPLLALLNATVEIAKGNFRIGIKSTTKDEVGLLTDYFVTMGKGLEEREKVKDALGRFVNKEIAEMVLNQELTLGGERKMCAIFFSDIRSFTAISEKLQPEEVVEFLNEYMTEMVHCVNQTHGIVDKFIGDAIMATWGALKSSGNQDAENAVNGALLMRKALQKFNEGRGGDKRPVIRIGCGLNYGPVIAGQIGSEERLEYTVIGDAVNLASRVEALNKPFGTDVLITQDLYDHVRDIFAVEKMQSIKVKGKAEPQVIYAVLGRKDDPTIPASVADLRKLIGIEFDAKKAKHDGEPEEEVKYEILD
- a CDS encoding ABC-F family ATP-binding cassette domain-containing protein produces the protein MNLISVDRISKTIGEKSLFRDVSFGIDEGEKTGLLGINGSGKSTLLRILLGTEEPDQGKVIRNRILKISYLPQFPSYDSNYTILEHILSGVGPLMETIRRYENACILLEKGGTEAEKEYQEAMAEMDLKEAWGLESDLKNLLRELNIPDFSRRMGELSGGMVKKVALAQALTEESNLLVLDEPTNHLDIDAILWLQDYLKETKKAVLLVTHDRYFLEEVAGRILEIERGTFRIFPGNYDLYLEKKVEMQIVEEKEEVKRKSFLRTELEWLKRQPKARGTKQKARTDRVLEVLDRKKSGKDIVLDISVSGRRLGGKILELKNIKKSYSSSLIGGFSYIFKSRERIGVVGPNGAGKTTFLNIVTGREKPDSGDVSSGVNTTFGYFDQLTRDLPGDKRVLDYLKEEVAPTVRMVDGSLWSASQFLERFLFPPQLQMTKIERLSGGEKRRLYLVVLLMKNPNFLVLDEPTNDLDIPTLSVLEDFLQDFPGVVLVVSHDRYFMDRVVDYIFIMDGKGNIERFPGNYSEYLEYKFYRERNPEGEEQKPVISSKDSSSLKKKGLGYQDKRKLEMLEKEIAELESEERILVETLQSGTASPEKAKISGERLTTIQEELVRKVEQWEDLASKEV